Proteins from a single region of candidate division TA06 bacterium:
- a CDS encoding nucleotidyltransferase domain-containing protein produces MAQKKNNLTLVKRKIRQYVKELSCDIKVDQAILFGSWAKGNHSHFSDIDIAIVSGDFSRFKRVRNIAFLLSHAGKIDSRIEPLPLTPEEIKDPDTRSFAAEILETGKVMYNAH; encoded by the coding sequence ACGCTGGTAAAGCGGAAAATACGGCAATACGTAAAGGAGTTGTCTTGCGACATTAAAGTCGACCAGGCGATTTTGTTCGGTTCGTGGGCCAAAGGCAATCATAGCCATTTCAGCGACATTGATATTGCCATAGTTTCCGGGGATTTTTCGAGATTCAAAAGGGTGCGGAACATAGCTTTTCTGCTTTCACACGCCGGGAAAATTGATTCCCGGATCGAACCTCTGCCCCTGACTCCGGAGGAAATCAAAGATCCCGATACCCGCAGTTTCGCCGCCGAGATATTGGAAACCGGGAAGGTAATGTATAACGCACATTAA
- a CDS encoding ferritin, whose protein sequence is MIKQIVQDIINKQINAEMYSAYLYLGMAAWCQDQNLPGAAQWLKAQAKEEMGHAMKFYKFLEDTNSQIALKAIDAPPAKWASLLNVFEDAYKHEQKVTGMIYEIVNLAAKEGDHASASMCKWFVDEQVEEESQTLAVVEKLKMAGDSKGALLYIDKELGKRE, encoded by the coding sequence ATGATCAAGCAGATCGTTCAGGATATCATTAACAAACAGATCAACGCCGAGATGTATTCGGCCTATCTGTACCTGGGAATGGCGGCCTGGTGTCAGGACCAGAACCTGCCCGGGGCCGCCCAGTGGCTGAAGGCCCAGGCCAAGGAGGAGATGGGCCACGCCATGAAGTTCTACAAGTTCCTGGAGGACACCAATTCCCAGATAGCGCTTAAGGCCATAGACGCTCCGCCGGCCAAGTGGGCCAGCCTGCTCAACGTCTTTGAGGATGCCTACAAGCACGAGCAGAAGGTGACCGGAATGATCTACGAGATCGTCAACCTGGCCGCCAAGGAAGGCGACCACGCCTCGGCCAGCATGTGCAAGTGGTTCGTGGACGAGCAGGTGGAGGAGGAGAGCCAGACCCTGGCCGTAGTGGAGAAACTGAAGATGGCCGGAGATTCCAAGGGAGCCCTGCTGTATATAGACAAGGAACTGGGCAAACGGGAGTAA